In Blautia wexlerae DSM 19850, a single window of DNA contains:
- the spoVT gene encoding stage V sporulation protein T translates to MKATGIVRRIDDLGRVVIPKEIRKTLRIKEGTPLEIFTDREGEIILKKYSPIGELNVFAKEYAEALAQSSGMVACITDHDQVVAAAGQGSREYMGKPISKALEDAITERSSVFANGNDRGRIPVTQEQREPLYSQIMQPIISAGDTVGSVLLLGKNERDVMGESEKMLIRTASGFLGRQMEQ, encoded by the coding sequence ATGAAAGCGACAGGAATTGTTCGGCGCATAGATGATCTGGGGCGTGTGGTCATTCCTAAGGAGATCAGAAAAACGCTGCGGATAAAAGAGGGGACACCACTGGAGATTTTTACTGACCGGGAGGGGGAGATTATTCTGAAAAAGTATTCCCCTATCGGAGAACTGAATGTTTTTGCAAAGGAATATGCAGAGGCGCTGGCGCAGTCAAGCGGGATGGTAGCGTGTATCACAGATCACGATCAGGTAGTGGCTGCTGCGGGACAGGGAAGCAGGGAATATATGGGAAAACCTATCAGCAAAGCTCTGGAAGATGCAATTACGGAGAGAAGCTCTGTGTTTGCCAACGGAAATGACAGAGGCAGGATACCTGTGACTCAGGAACAGAGAGAACCTTTGTATTCCCAGATCATGCAGCCTATTATCAGTGCAGGAGATACAGTAGGTTCGGTTCTTTTACTGGGAAAGAATGAAAGAGATGTGATGGGTGAATCAGAGAAGATGCTCATCAGAACAGCAAGCGGATTTCTGGGAAGACAGATGGAACAGTAA
- a CDS encoding RNA-guided endonuclease InsQ/TnpB family protein — translation MKRLLKSFKTEINPTEEQKARIRRTIGTCRYVYNFYLGHNKALHDNGEKFMTGKSFSLWLNNEYIPDNPDKTWIREVYSKAVKKSIEDGCTAFTRFFKHQSDFPKFKKKGKSDVKMYFVRNNPKDCQCERHRLKIPTLGWVRIKEKGYIPTTKDGYMIRSGTVSVKAGRFYVSVLVEIPDVNIDNNSNEGIGIDLGLKDLAIVSNGKTYRNINKSAGLKKLEKQLIREQRSLSRKYENLKKGESTQRANIQKQRLKVQKLHHKMDNIRTDYINKTIAEIVKTKPSYITIEDLNVKGMMKNRCLSKAVASQKFYEFRTRLKAKCDENGIELRVADRFYPSSKTCHHCGSVRKNLKLSDRIYRCECGYVADRDLNAALNLKDAKTYRIA, via the coding sequence ATGAAGAGATTGCTAAAGAGCTTCAAGACGGAAATCAATCCAACTGAAGAACAGAAAGCCAGGATCCGCAGGACGATAGGCACTTGCCGATATGTCTATAACTTCTACCTTGGTCACAACAAAGCCCTGCATGATAATGGTGAAAAGTTTATGACTGGTAAGAGCTTTAGTCTATGGCTTAACAACGAATACATTCCAGATAATCCTGACAAAACATGGATCAGGGAAGTGTATTCAAAAGCCGTAAAAAAGTCTATCGAAGATGGATGTACTGCTTTTACAAGATTTTTTAAACATCAGAGTGATTTTCCTAAATTTAAAAAGAAAGGTAAATCTGATGTGAAAATGTATTTCGTCAGAAATAACCCAAAGGATTGTCAATGCGAAAGGCACAGACTTAAGATCCCAACTCTGGGCTGGGTCCGTATCAAAGAAAAAGGATATATCCCAACAACAAAGGATGGATATATGATCAGAAGTGGTACAGTGTCTGTTAAGGCTGGCAGATTTTATGTTTCTGTTCTTGTAGAGATCCCTGATGTCAATATCGACAATAACTCAAACGAGGGAATCGGTATAGACCTTGGACTAAAAGATCTTGCCATTGTCTCAAATGGAAAGACATACAGGAACATCAACAAATCGGCAGGATTAAAGAAACTTGAAAAACAACTGATCCGGGAACAGAGAAGTCTTTCCCGAAAGTATGAAAATTTAAAGAAAGGAGAGTCCACTCAAAGAGCAAATATACAGAAACAAAGGCTTAAGGTACAAAAACTTCATCATAAAATGGATAATATCCGTACGGATTACATTAACAAGACAATCGCTGAGATAGTGAAAACCAAACCGTCTTACATAACGATTGAAGATTTAAATGTAAAAGGAATGATGAAAAACAGGTGTCTTTCAAAAGCTGTTGCATCTCAGAAGTTTTATGAATTTAGAACAAGGCTTAAAGCCAAGTGTGATGAAAACGGCATTGAATTAAGGGTAGCAGATAGATTTTATCCGTCTTCAAAGACCTGTCACCATTGTGGTTCTGTCAGGAAAAACTTAAAGCTTTCAGATAGAATTTACAGATGTGAATGTGGCTATGTTGCAGACAGGGATCTCAATGCGGCACTTAATTTAAAAGATGCTAAAACTTACAGGATTGCATGA
- a CDS encoding metallophosphoesterase, translated as MAAIYLAPFYLLVCVYILLRSLHWFQVLHTVFRNVWVCRGIGLVYLFVVFSILIAFMAPASGFRRFMKLLSNYWLGVLMYTLMTLGIADGLRLLLKYPLRNFAFPGRELLFSNMGTAVVGAVCAVIISTVSIYGVLSAGNIHTTKYNISVDKKAGNMKELNVVLIADLHLGYNIGCKQMEQMTEKINEQNPDLVVVAGDIFDNEYEALDDPEKLAEILRGIRSKYGVYACYGNHDIQEKILAGFTFGSKEKKESTPEMDEFLEKAGITLLRDEYVLIDDSFYLYGRPDYERPGRGIDKRKTPQEITEGMDVSLPVLVIDHEPRELQELADTGVDVDLCGHTHDGQVFPGNIVIRFFWENPCGYLKKGNMHNIVTSGVGLFGPNMRVGTKSEICDVSICFN; from the coding sequence ATGGCTGCAATATATCTGGCACCGTTTTATCTGTTGGTATGCGTGTATATCCTGCTTCGCAGCCTGCACTGGTTTCAGGTACTGCATACGGTTTTTCGGAATGTGTGGGTGTGCAGGGGGATTGGACTTGTATATTTATTTGTAGTGTTTAGTATACTGATCGCATTTATGGCACCTGCATCAGGATTCAGGAGATTTATGAAGCTTCTGAGTAATTACTGGCTCGGTGTTTTGATGTATACACTTATGACTCTGGGAATCGCGGATGGATTGAGACTGTTACTGAAATATCCTCTTAGAAATTTTGCCTTTCCGGGGAGAGAATTGCTTTTCAGTAATATGGGAACTGCTGTTGTGGGAGCTGTCTGTGCGGTGATCATTTCAACAGTCAGTATTTACGGAGTGCTCAGTGCCGGAAATATACATACAACGAAGTACAATATTTCTGTTGATAAAAAGGCAGGAAATATGAAGGAATTAAATGTGGTTCTGATCGCAGATCTTCATCTGGGATATAATATTGGATGCAAGCAGATGGAGCAGATGACAGAGAAGATCAATGAGCAGAATCCGGATTTGGTGGTAGTGGCAGGAGATATTTTTGACAATGAATATGAGGCACTGGATGATCCGGAAAAACTGGCAGAGATATTGAGAGGAATTCGGTCGAAGTATGGTGTGTATGCATGTTACGGAAATCATGATATTCAGGAAAAGATCCTGGCAGGCTTCACCTTTGGCAGTAAGGAAAAGAAAGAGAGTACCCCGGAGATGGATGAGTTTCTGGAGAAAGCGGGGATTACGCTTCTGAGAGATGAGTATGTGCTCATTGATGATTCTTTTTATCTGTATGGAAGACCGGATTATGAGCGTCCGGGACGGGGGATTGATAAACGAAAGACTCCGCAGGAAATCACAGAGGGTATGGATGTGTCACTGCCAGTGTTGGTTATCGATCATGAGCCGAGAGAACTTCAGGAACTGGCGGATACAGGTGTGGACGTAGATCTCTGCGGACATACCCATGACGGACAGGTATTTCCGGGAAATATTGTGATCAGATTCTTCTGGGAAAATCCCTGTGGTTATCTGAAAAAAGGAAATATGCATAATATCGTTACATCCGGTGTAGGGCTTTTTGGACCGAATATGAGAGTTGGGACTAAAAGCGAAATTTGTGATGTCAGCATATGTTTTAACTGA
- a CDS encoding IS607 family transposase — protein MTNYKPKDFAELLGVSVKTLQRWDREGTLKANRTPTDRRYYTYNQYLQFKGIDTENDTRQVVIYARVSIRNQKDDLQNQVSFSRQFCNARGMIVDQCIEEYGSGLNYNRKKWNQLLDEVMEQKIKTIIVTHKDRFIRFGYDWFEKFCMKFNTTMVIVNNEELSPQEELVQDIVSILHVFSCRLYGFRKYKKQIERDEEIAKELQDGNQSN, from the coding sequence ATCACTAATTATAAACCAAAAGATTTTGCTGAATTATTAGGTGTCTCTGTGAAAACATTACAGCGTTGGGACAGGGAAGGAACGCTAAAAGCAAATCGAACTCCAACTGACAGGCGTTATTATACTTACAACCAATATCTTCAATTTAAAGGCATAGATACAGAGAATGACACTCGACAGGTTGTTATTTATGCAAGAGTTTCTATAAGAAATCAAAAGGATGATTTACAGAATCAGGTATCGTTTTCACGTCAATTCTGTAATGCAAGAGGAATGATTGTAGACCAATGTATTGAAGAGTATGGCAGTGGTTTAAACTATAACCGCAAAAAGTGGAATCAGCTGTTAGATGAAGTAATGGAACAAAAAATTAAAACCATCATAGTTACACATAAAGACAGATTTATCAGATTTGGATATGACTGGTTTGAAAAATTCTGTATGAAGTTCAACACAACTATGGTGATAGTGAACAATGAAGAACTATCACCGCAAGAAGAACTTGTACAGGATATTGTATCTATACTTCATGTTTTTTCCTGCAGATTGTACGGATTTCGTAAGTATAAAAAACAAATAGAAAGGGATGAAGAGATTGCTAAAGAGCTTCAAGACGGAAATCAATCCAACTGA
- a CDS encoding beta-galactosidase: MDFRTDKLLHGGDYNPEQWLKRPDILAKDIDMLEESGCNVVSLGIFSWSTLEPEEGVFHFEWLQEIIDKLYKRGISTILATPSGARPKWMADKYPEVLRVDETRHRALFGFRHNHCYTSPVYREKVHIINKKLAQEVATHPGVILWHISNEYGGECHCPLCQEAFRNWLKEKYQTIENLNDKWCTTFWSHTYNSFDQIESPSKIGETQLHALNLDWKRFVTHQTANFIHHEIAALREGGSTLPTTANLMHYFGGLDYFKIAKEIDVVSWDTYPTWHKEAVIDTAYDNGMCHDLMRSLKGKPFFQMESCPTSTNWQSVSKLKKPGMLFAQSMQAIAHGGEGALYFQIRQSRGASEKFHGAVIDHYGGNDTRVFKEVSRVGEVLKELKELAGTTVNSSVAMLYDWDSQWAMEDSQGPRNKGLHYLEAMLKFYRGFRKQGVNVDVIDMTCELDKYKVLALPMVYMFKEGFAKKVRAFVENGGTLITSYWSGIADDTDRCYLEGTPHGLMDVLGIRSTEIDGLYDWEENSFVPVAGNELGLDKTYTCKYLCDLVELRGARTLMTYGSDFYEGYSCLTVNEYGKGKAWYVAADADKEFYGDFLEKVLKDSGVSCGIKEEIPDALEITVRENENEKYYIYQNFGTEAVSIPVPEGEISWIYGNGSDKLKVYGLVVAKVIV, encoded by the coding sequence ATGGACTTTAGAACAGATAAACTGCTCCATGGCGGTGATTACAACCCGGAACAGTGGTTAAAGAGGCCGGATATTCTGGCAAAAGATATTGATATGCTGGAGGAGTCTGGCTGTAATGTAGTAAGCCTTGGGATTTTTTCCTGGTCTACACTGGAACCGGAAGAAGGTGTATTTCATTTTGAATGGCTGCAGGAAATCATTGATAAGCTTTATAAAAGAGGAATTTCTACAATTCTGGCTACACCGTCAGGTGCAAGACCCAAATGGATGGCAGACAAGTATCCGGAGGTACTTCGTGTAGATGAAACACGCCACAGAGCCTTATTTGGATTCAGACATAATCATTGTTATACTTCTCCTGTTTACAGAGAGAAGGTACATATTATTAACAAAAAGCTGGCACAGGAGGTTGCCACACATCCGGGTGTGATCCTGTGGCATATTTCCAATGAGTATGGCGGAGAATGTCATTGTCCGCTGTGCCAGGAAGCATTTCGTAACTGGCTGAAAGAGAAATATCAGACTATTGAAAATCTGAATGATAAGTGGTGCACCACTTTCTGGAGTCATACTTATAACAGCTTTGACCAGATCGAGAGTCCGTCTAAGATTGGTGAGACACAGCTTCATGCACTGAATCTGGACTGGAAACGATTTGTTACTCATCAGACAGCGAATTTCATTCATCATGAGATTGCAGCATTGAGAGAGGGAGGAAGCACACTTCCGACTACTGCTAATCTGATGCATTATTTTGGCGGTTTAGATTATTTTAAGATTGCAAAAGAGATTGATGTGGTTTCCTGGGATACTTATCCGACATGGCATAAAGAAGCAGTGATCGATACAGCTTATGACAATGGTATGTGCCATGATCTGATGCGTTCTCTGAAAGGAAAGCCGTTCTTCCAGATGGAATCCTGCCCGACTTCTACAAACTGGCAGAGTGTGAGCAAATTAAAGAAACCGGGAATGCTTTTTGCACAGTCCATGCAGGCAATTGCACATGGCGGAGAAGGTGCTCTCTATTTCCAGATTCGCCAGAGCAGAGGTGCTTCTGAGAAGTTCCACGGAGCAGTGATCGATCATTACGGTGGAAATGATACAAGAGTGTTTAAAGAAGTTTCCAGGGTTGGAGAAGTTCTGAAAGAGTTAAAAGAACTGGCAGGAACAACTGTGAACAGCTCGGTTGCCATGCTTTATGACTGGGACAGCCAGTGGGCAATGGAGGACAGCCAGGGACCCAGAAATAAAGGGCTTCATTATCTGGAAGCAATGCTGAAATTCTACAGAGGTTTCCGTAAGCAAGGCGTGAATGTGGATGTGATCGATATGACCTGTGAACTGGATAAATATAAAGTACTGGCTCTTCCAATGGTTTATATGTTCAAGGAAGGTTTTGCCAAAAAGGTTCGTGCGTTCGTGGAAAACGGCGGTACATTGATCACAAGTTACTGGTCCGGAATTGCAGATGATACAGACAGGTGTTATCTGGAAGGAACACCACATGGACTGATGGATGTACTGGGAATCAGAAGCACAGAAATTGACGGCCTTTATGACTGGGAAGAAAATTCTTTTGTTCCTGTGGCTGGCAATGAACTTGGACTGGATAAGACTTATACATGTAAATATCTGTGCGACCTTGTGGAGCTTCGCGGAGCACGTACTTTAATGACCTACGGAAGTGATTTCTATGAAGGCTATTCCTGCCTGACAGTGAATGAATATGGCAAAGGTAAGGCATGGTATGTGGCAGCAGATGCTGATAAAGAATTCTATGGAGACTTCCTTGAAAAAGTGCTCAAAGACAGCGGCGTTTCCTGCGGAATCAAAGAAGAAATCCCGGATGCACTGGAGATCACAGTGAGAGAGAATGAAAATGAGAAATATTATATTTATCAGAATTTCGGAACAGAAGCTGTAAGCATTCCCGTACCGGAAGGCGAGATCAGCTGGATTTATGGCAATGGCAGTGATAAACTTAAAGTTTATGGTCTTGTAGTTGCGAAGGTTATCGTGTAA
- a CDS encoding SNF2 helicase associated domain-containing protein: MANSSSYSKGAELYATGKVLDMDVKNMGASDEIVASVKGSGRNIYEVDVSIDTENDEVDTCYCECRAYAEYGGLCKHCVAVLLQYNDYENDMDSYDYGQSVEKIVKGGLTHTIRKGVQMHTTPELASLLQKQAVAKSLPLIQGSTYGKVRLEPYFNFDGRTFTVEFKIGINKMYVLKDAFSFDVHIANQDDYKYGKNLQFVHTIESFAEESRPLAKFICKWADNNRQFHRSSSYYGYYMGTLEKVRHLELSGNELAEFLLLMEGKTLQGESIGTRNTTWEITREHLPRKMTITGAKQGIELKVSKFTCAANTEQYKICFYDKKIYIENVEELLPVKDFLDSLSLIPGEKAFIENKDVPAFCQELLPVIQKFFKCRMVEFHPENYGMVKPEFRFYLDAPQENMVTCKATVKYGDREFSLYTTDDIAARDMNRETVVRNVIHKYSNAFNPFEQCAVIADDEEMEYEFLTEGIQALQAVGEVFISDALRRIEVRNSPKVTVGVSLSGNLLELSMTAGDISKEELIDILSRYNKKKKFYRLKNGAFVNAADSGLDTVEELRAGLQLTDKQMKQDKIEVQKYRALYLDAQLKENPVVSAVKDKSFKSLVRNMKTIEDNDFEVPESLDKVLREYQKRGFLWIKTLNYNGFGGILADDMGLGKTLQVIAFLLSEFLERRNTVVENIAVKETAMLNMQSEIETVEQACKAAEAQKADGKKADGQTGKLQRNTLIIAPASLVYNWSSEIQRFAPELTAKMVTGTAAERRQILAEADSEDILLTSYDLLKRDISEYEGYKFRCEIIDEAQYIKNANTQAAKAVKEVQADFRLALTGTPVENRLSELWSIFDYLMPGFLYSYKKFREEVEIPAVQNSDEDAMKRLQKMIRPFVLRRLKKEVLTDLPDKLEENMFVQLTGEQQKLYDAHVKRMMLMLDKQSEEEFKTSKITILAELTKLRQICCDPSLIFADYKADSAKVDMCLNMISNAVESGHKILLFSQFTTMLDHLAKRLEEEKISYYMLTGSTSKEKRAQMVENFNTDNTQVFCISLKAGGTGLNLTAADIVIHFDPWWNLAVQNQATDRAHRIGQKNVVNVYKLIVKDTIEENILKLQEKKRELADQILEGEGLNGGSFTKEELMELLSGK; this comes from the coding sequence ATGGCAAATTCTTCATCATACAGTAAAGGTGCAGAACTTTATGCAACAGGAAAAGTTTTGGATATGGATGTAAAAAATATGGGTGCGTCTGATGAAATTGTTGCATCTGTAAAAGGCAGTGGAAGAAATATCTATGAAGTAGATGTATCAATCGATACAGAGAATGATGAAGTTGATACCTGCTATTGTGAATGTCGGGCATATGCAGAATATGGTGGACTTTGTAAACATTGTGTAGCGGTTCTTCTGCAATATAATGATTATGAAAATGATATGGATAGTTATGATTACGGACAATCTGTAGAAAAAATTGTAAAAGGTGGTCTGACCCATACGATCAGAAAAGGAGTGCAGATGCATACCACGCCGGAATTGGCTTCATTATTGCAGAAGCAGGCAGTTGCGAAGTCTCTTCCACTGATTCAGGGAAGCACTTATGGAAAAGTAAGGCTGGAACCATATTTTAATTTTGACGGAAGAACATTTACAGTAGAATTTAAAATAGGAATTAATAAAATGTACGTACTGAAGGATGCATTTTCCTTTGATGTTCATATAGCAAATCAGGATGATTATAAATATGGGAAAAATCTTCAGTTTGTCCATACAATAGAATCCTTTGCCGAGGAATCCAGACCGCTTGCGAAATTTATCTGTAAATGGGCAGACAACAACAGGCAATTTCACAGATCCTCTTCCTATTATGGATACTATATGGGAACTCTGGAAAAGGTAAGGCATCTGGAGCTGTCAGGAAATGAACTGGCAGAATTTTTGCTTTTGATGGAAGGAAAGACATTGCAGGGAGAATCCATAGGAACCAGAAACACAACCTGGGAAATAACCAGAGAACATCTTCCGAGAAAAATGACCATAACAGGTGCAAAGCAGGGAATTGAACTGAAGGTAAGCAAATTTACGTGTGCGGCAAATACGGAACAGTATAAAATTTGCTTTTATGATAAAAAGATTTATATTGAGAATGTAGAAGAGCTTTTACCTGTTAAGGATTTTCTGGACAGTTTGTCTTTGATCCCCGGTGAGAAAGCGTTTATAGAAAATAAAGATGTACCGGCATTCTGTCAGGAACTTTTACCGGTGATCCAGAAGTTTTTTAAATGCAGAATGGTTGAATTTCATCCGGAAAATTATGGAATGGTTAAACCGGAGTTTCGATTTTATCTGGATGCACCGCAGGAAAATATGGTTACATGTAAGGCGACTGTTAAGTATGGAGACAGGGAATTTTCTTTATATACAACGGACGATATTGCAGCAAGGGATATGAATAGAGAAACAGTTGTCAGAAATGTGATTCATAAATATTCGAATGCTTTTAATCCATTTGAACAGTGTGCGGTAATTGCGGATGATGAAGAGATGGAATATGAATTTCTGACAGAAGGAATTCAGGCACTGCAGGCAGTGGGAGAAGTATTTATTTCTGATGCGCTGAGACGGATTGAAGTCCGGAATTCGCCAAAGGTTACAGTAGGTGTTTCCCTGAGTGGAAATCTGCTGGAGCTGAGTATGACAGCAGGAGATATTTCAAAGGAAGAACTGATTGACATTCTTTCCAGATATAATAAGAAGAAAAAGTTCTATCGTCTGAAAAACGGAGCTTTTGTAAATGCAGCAGACTCGGGTCTGGATACAGTGGAAGAACTCAGGGCAGGGCTTCAGCTGACGGATAAGCAGATGAAGCAGGATAAGATTGAAGTACAGAAGTACCGTGCGTTGTATTTGGATGCACAGTTGAAAGAGAATCCGGTTGTTTCGGCAGTAAAGGATAAATCTTTTAAGTCGCTGGTAAGAAATATGAAGACCATTGAGGATAATGATTTTGAGGTGCCGGAGAGCCTGGATAAAGTTCTGCGGGAGTATCAGAAACGGGGATTTCTGTGGATTAAGACATTGAATTATAATGGATTCGGCGGAATACTTGCAGATGATATGGGACTTGGAAAAACGTTGCAGGTGATTGCATTTCTACTGTCAGAATTTCTGGAAAGAAGGAATACTGTTGTTGAAAATATAGCAGTAAAAGAAACTGCAATGTTAAATATGCAGAGTGAAATTGAGACAGTGGAACAGGCGTGCAAGGCAGCAGAGGCGCAGAAAGCTGATGGAAAGAAGGCAGATGGACAAACTGGAAAGCTGCAAAGAAATACATTAATTATAGCTCCTGCATCATTGGTATATAACTGGAGCAGTGAAATTCAACGTTTTGCACCGGAGCTTACAGCAAAGATGGTGACAGGGACTGCAGCAGAGAGAAGACAGATCCTGGCAGAAGCAGATTCTGAGGATATTCTTCTGACTTCCTATGATTTGCTGAAAAGGGATATCAGCGAATATGAAGGATATAAGTTCAGATGTGAGATTATTGATGAAGCTCAGTATATCAAGAATGCAAACACTCAGGCTGCGAAAGCAGTAAAAGAGGTTCAGGCAGACTTCAGGCTGGCTCTTACAGGAACTCCGGTGGAAAACCGCCTGAGTGAATTGTGGAGTATATTTGATTATCTGATGCCCGGTTTCCTTTACAGTTATAAGAAGTTCAGGGAAGAAGTTGAAATTCCGGCAGTTCAGAATTCAGATGAAGATGCAATGAAACGTCTGCAGAAAATGATCCGGCCGTTTGTACTCCGAAGATTGAAGAAGGAAGTGCTTACAGATCTGCCGGATAAGCTGGAAGAGAATATGTTTGTACAGCTAACAGGAGAGCAGCAGAAGCTTTATGATGCACATGTGAAACGGATGATGCTGATGCTGGATAAGCAGTCCGAAGAAGAATTTAAGACCTCAAAGATTACAATTCTGGCAGAGCTGACAAAATTGCGCCAGATCTGTTGTGATCCGTCTCTTATTTTTGCAGATTATAAAGCTGATTCTGCAAAAGTGGATATGTGCCTGAATATGATCAGTAATGCAGTGGAGAGCGGACATAAGATTCTGTTGTTTTCGCAGTTTACGACAATGCTTGACCATCTTGCGAAGCGCCTTGAAGAGGAGAAGATCAGTTACTATATGCTGACTGGTTCTACAAGTAAGGAGAAGCGTGCACAGATGGTAGAGAACTTTAACACAGATAACACACAGGTATTCTGTATTTCTCTGAAGGCAGGAGGAACCGGTCTGAATCTGACGGCAGCAGATATTGTAATCCATTTTGACCCATGGTGGAATCTGGCAGTGCAGAATCAGGCAACGGACAGAGCACACAGAATTGGTCAGAAGAATGTAGTGAATGTATACAAGCTGATCGTGAAGGATACGATTGAAGAAAATATTTTGAAACTGCAGGAAAAGAAACGTGAACTGGCAGATCAGATCCTGGAGGGCGAAGGGCTTAACGGAGGCAGCTTCACAAAAGAGGAACTGATGGAATTACTTTCCGGGAAATAA
- a CDS encoding nicotinate phosphoribosyltransferase, producing the protein MRANNLTLLTDLYELTMMQGYFKNPTNQTVIFDMFYRTNPCGGAFAITAGLEQMIEYIENLKFTDEDIEYLRSLNTFEEDFLEYLSNFRFTGDIYAIPEGTVVFPREPLVKVVAPIMEAQLVETAILNIINHQSLIATKAARVCYAAKGDAIMEFGLRRAQGPDAGIFGARAAVIGGCAGTSCVLTGKMFDVPVLGTHAHSWIMSFPDEYTAFKTYAKLYPNACTLLVDTYDVLKSGVPNAIRVFEEMREEGIPLTKYGIRIDSGDLAYLSKEAYKMLAAAGFDDAVISASSDLDEYLIESLKAQDAKINSWGVGTRLITANDNPAFGGVYKLAAVKDADSTEFTPKIKLSENTEKVTNPGNKTVYRLYNKKTGKIRADLICLADEKLDADQNMVLFDPIDTWKKTKVLGGTYEVRELLVPVIREGKRVYESPSVMELREYCQKEQNTLWDESRRFVNPQKVYVDLSQKLWDLKKDLLEEMSEKALD; encoded by the coding sequence ATGAGAGCTAATAATCTTACTCTGCTCACAGACCTTTATGAACTTACTATGATGCAGGGCTATTTTAAGAACCCAACAAACCAGACTGTTATCTTCGATATGTTTTACCGTACCAATCCATGCGGAGGTGCATTTGCCATCACTGCCGGACTGGAACAGATGATTGAATATATTGAGAATCTTAAATTCACAGATGAAGATATCGAATATCTCAGAAGTCTGAATACTTTTGAAGAGGACTTCCTTGAATATTTAAGCAACTTCCGTTTCACAGGTGATATCTATGCAATTCCTGAGGGAACAGTTGTCTTCCCAAGAGAACCGCTTGTCAAAGTTGTAGCACCTATCATGGAAGCTCAGCTTGTAGAGACAGCAATCCTGAATATCATCAATCACCAGAGCCTCATTGCTACCAAAGCAGCCCGTGTTTGCTATGCTGCAAAAGGTGATGCGATCATGGAATTTGGTCTGCGTCGTGCCCAGGGACCGGATGCAGGTATCTTTGGCGCACGTGCCGCAGTCATCGGTGGATGTGCCGGTACTTCCTGTGTTCTCACAGGCAAAATGTTCGACGTACCGGTCCTTGGAACTCACGCACACAGCTGGATCATGAGCTTCCCGGATGAATATACCGCATTCAAAACCTATGCCAAACTTTATCCCAATGCCTGCACCTTACTGGTAGATACCTATGATGTCCTGAAATCCGGTGTTCCAAATGCAATTCGTGTATTTGAGGAAATGCGCGAAGAAGGTATTCCGCTTACCAAATACGGTATCCGTATCGACAGTGGTGATCTTGCCTACCTTTCCAAAGAAGCATATAAGATGCTTGCTGCTGCCGGATTTGACGATGCAGTTATTTCCGCTTCCAGCGATCTGGACGAATATCTCATTGAGAGCCTGAAGGCTCAGGATGCCAAGATTAATTCCTGGGGTGTCGGAACACGGCTGATCACCGCCAACGATAATCCTGCATTCGGCGGTGTATACAAACTTGCTGCTGTCAAAGATGCAGACAGTACCGAATTTACACCTAAGATCAAGCTTTCCGAAAACACAGAGAAAGTAACCAACCCTGGAAATAAAACCGTATATCGTCTCTATAATAAGAAAACCGGAAAAATCAGGGCAGATCTTATCTGCCTTGCTGATGAAAAGCTTGATGCAGACCAGAACATGGTTCTCTTTGATCCAATCGATACCTGGAAAAAGACAAAAGTTCTCGGCGGAACCTATGAAGTACGCGAACTTCTCGTTCCTGTCATCAGAGAAGGTAAACGGGTCTATGAATCTCCATCTGTTATGGAACTTCGCGAATACTGCCAGAAAGAGCAGAATACTCTCTGGGATGAATCCAGACGTTTCGTAAATCCTCAGAAAGTATATGTAGACCTTTCTCAGAAACTCTGGGATCTGAAAAAAGATCTTCTGGAAGAAATGAGTGAGAAAGCTCTCGACTGA